In Saccharicrinis fermentans DSM 9555 = JCM 21142, a genomic segment contains:
- the purE gene encoding 5-(carboxyamino)imidazole ribonucleotide mutase translates to MQAVVSIIMGSTSDLPVMEKAAQVLNDLKIPFEINALSAHRTPEAVEKFAKGAEERGIKVIIAAAGMAAHLPGVIASMTKLPIIGVPIKASLDGLDALLAIVQMPPGIPVATVGINGAQNAGILAAQMISLGDKALAARVADFKDKLKVKIEKANKELSEVKYEFKTN, encoded by the coding sequence ATGCAAGCAGTAGTTAGTATTATTATGGGTAGCACGTCCGACTTGCCCGTTATGGAAAAGGCAGCCCAGGTGCTGAACGATTTAAAAATTCCATTCGAAATCAATGCTTTATCGGCACACAGAACCCCAGAGGCGGTAGAAAAATTTGCCAAAGGAGCAGAAGAACGAGGAATAAAAGTAATCATTGCTGCTGCTGGTATGGCCGCTCACCTCCCTGGTGTGATTGCTTCCATGACCAAACTGCCAATCATTGGTGTTCCCATCAAGGCTTCACTGGATGGACTGGATGCTTTATTGGCAATTGTTCAGATGCCTCCCGGAATCCCTGTGGCCACAGTAGGAATTAATGGCGCACAAAATGCGGGTATCTTAGCTGCCCAGATGATTTCACTGGGAGATAAGGCATTGGCTGCCAGAGTAGCAGACTTTAAGGATAAACTAAAGGTGAAAATTGAAAAAGCCAATAAAGAATTAAGCGAAGTAAAATATGAATTTAAAACCAATTAG